From Oceaniferula marina, a single genomic window includes:
- a CDS encoding STAS domain-containing protein, with amino-acid sequence MKINVSQQEDITIVSPVARWDSANADQAEELLQKTLDSGANKVIIDFTDTTFVCSSGLRTLLITQQSLQKSKGKFALCVANEVIINILSNSGFLPTMAHFDTLEEACNYIKSS; translated from the coding sequence ATGAAAATCAATGTTAGCCAGCAAGAAGATATCACTATTGTAAGCCCTGTTGCCCGCTGGGACTCAGCTAATGCCGATCAAGCTGAAGAACTATTACAAAAAACTCTCGATAGCGGAGCGAATAAAGTAATCATTGATTTCACTGATACAACTTTTGTTTGCAGCTCTGGGCTTCGTACTTTGCTTATCACCCAGCAATCATTACAAAAATCAAAGGGGAAATTTGCTCTTTGCGTAGCAAACGAAGTGATAATAAACATTCTGAGCAACAGCGGATTCCTTCCAACGATGGCACATTTTGATACGCTTGAGGAAGCCTGCAACTATATTAAATCATCCTAA
- a CDS encoding response regulator, giving the protein MSRSVRDNREKRASEFQLSALLILLLMLVGTGSYTTQLYVANNDTAGAAKIKRLESLQLVDHLRQTSDDLTRMARTYAATGDSRYEEYFNRILAIRRGEAPRPINYSSIYWDYVVATGDKPRSDEKAIALRVLMEDAGFSEDEFQLLRKAQETSNKLSMFEQEAMYAVKGIFLDNTGKYTQRGNPDLKLAHSLLYGNDYHKTKASIMALIDEVNASVDSRTQLELDQLTLEGEGLLLIVMCIGICSIIVILFLIVSAFKHFKNNKDNNQQKVKPSSITDKKSSLIIAGVVQSWPLLAASLVAIGLIAGISWRNMTHLVDSEKRDLRNTLDTVLGTTSKAAKHWCVEREQEVRSWAGLPEVSQLYSSLSENDTDLVNAAEQMRLRIILEPLMTEKRYEGFLLITPNGRVVGSDKNIMLSHQTKRSEDISFVSDVLRGPRYSSFGLPAQWFPNGLMLKPRATMLAGAKVKGQGGKDGVLIFLINPEEEFTGILQRGRVGDSGESYAFNRRGQLISESRFDQDLRQIELIKPGERGILNIEIRDPGGNMVEGFRPSDGHQDFPLTHMAENATAGKVGRNLDAYNDYRGVPVIGTWTWDEELGFGVCSEIDYSEAYESIKNIRRQAFWTMAFSCVLLSILTGIFAWSRVRMAIANKHLQYSEGKMRNSEKRVSAIIQSSADGIVTIDTQGRMQIFNKAAEEIFGYKAEEAVGKNVKILMPKAIAANHDDHLNNYRPAQPSTIVGNTREVEGVRHDGTTFPLELKVSELTLDNEKIFIGLLRDLTERKEMEEREHKVALEAKLLDRGPSLAAEASNFEEALDKVSGMICSYMNWELGHAYLWNEKHSELRSTDIWHVKDEDYFAKFIQNAYDATLIRGKGIAGHVLKSGKPEWIENLHLDENSSEKIDLDGSGIGFPVLANGKVIAVLEFIKRNSSASEPSILQVMGNLGDQLGRVYERFKSAQELKKAQEASDAANKAKSDFLANMSHEIRTPMNAIIGLSDLCLRTEMDDKQRDYISKVHQSSKSLLGIINDILDFSKIEAGKLDMEEVPFMVDDVLDQVATVVSVKTQEKGLELLFDRGDSVPSSLLGDPLRLGQILINLANNSVKFTDRGEVVLRITKESESHAGVKLKFSVSDTGIGMTDEQMSKLFQSFSQADSSTTRKYGGTGLGLAICKQLVEMMGGKIWVESIPDHGSTFSFTAVLKRGKSTDSRGDFSPSPDLRGLNALVVDDNLTSREILTHYFTSFSFNVITADNAEQAFAVIKEHDIDLIAMDWLMPGMNGIDATIKIKSEMNLTKIPKVILISAFAQNELSKKKGSEYADGILTKPISPSHLFDASMEAFGNNLSHRSSTRRCEDKSNMTVDLAPIAGARVLLVEDNQINQQVASELLLQGGLDIEIANHGQEALDLLEKNTYEAILMDIQMPVMDGYTATKKIRSNTKYNDLPIIAMTANATTEDRQAAFDHGMNEHIAKPIDPNFLFTTLLKWIPAKHQPANDSHKKPIPMVGRYDLPNQIPGIDFEKGLKNVGGNHKLYSKLLKDFYDDHRHDSALIASCMSSKDQAAAVRTAHTIKGIAGTIGAQELQKVSKSLESALKSSDEDAKQSAYEQFESVMNPLMDALPATWAIERDTTDKHSEKAPLDIKNVKIIISTLNDLLAEMDPDAEDTVAELSELISEHITTRLLSKLTTQVRSFAFEDAQQTLLDLQKDILPNP; this is encoded by the coding sequence ATGAGTAGAAGCGTACGCGACAATCGCGAAAAGCGGGCTAGTGAGTTTCAATTATCAGCATTATTAATTCTACTCCTCATGCTGGTAGGAACGGGTTCCTATACTACCCAACTCTATGTCGCCAATAACGATACAGCAGGAGCAGCGAAGATTAAGCGACTGGAATCGTTGCAGTTGGTTGATCACCTACGTCAAACATCCGATGATTTGACACGCATGGCTCGGACTTATGCCGCTACTGGCGACTCTCGATACGAGGAATACTTTAACAGAATATTGGCGATTCGTAGAGGCGAAGCCCCCCGCCCTATCAATTATAGTTCTATTTACTGGGACTATGTAGTTGCCACTGGGGACAAACCGAGGTCAGACGAAAAGGCTATTGCTCTTAGGGTTCTGATGGAGGATGCAGGCTTTTCGGAGGATGAATTCCAGCTACTAAGGAAAGCTCAAGAGACATCGAACAAATTATCGATGTTCGAGCAAGAAGCTATGTATGCAGTGAAAGGTATTTTCTTGGATAACACCGGCAAATACACGCAACGGGGAAACCCAGATTTAAAGCTGGCGCATAGCCTTCTATATGGAAATGACTACCATAAAACCAAGGCCTCCATCATGGCTTTAATTGATGAGGTGAATGCGTCCGTTGATAGTCGCACACAATTAGAACTCGATCAGTTAACACTTGAAGGTGAAGGCCTATTGCTGATCGTCATGTGCATCGGCATCTGTTCTATTATCGTTATTTTATTTTTGATCGTTTCAGCCTTCAAACACTTTAAAAACAACAAGGACAACAATCAACAAAAAGTAAAACCGTCAAGCATCACAGATAAGAAAAGCAGCCTCATCATTGCTGGTGTTGTTCAAAGTTGGCCTCTTCTTGCAGCTTCATTAGTAGCCATCGGGCTAATTGCCGGGATCTCATGGAGAAACATGACTCACCTTGTTGATAGTGAAAAAAGAGATCTACGCAACACATTAGACACAGTTCTCGGGACTACTTCCAAAGCTGCCAAACATTGGTGTGTAGAAAGAGAACAAGAAGTTCGATCATGGGCCGGTTTACCAGAGGTTTCACAACTCTATAGCAGCCTTTCTGAGAATGATACTGACCTTGTTAATGCTGCAGAACAAATGCGCCTAAGGATCATTCTAGAGCCGTTGATGACAGAGAAGAGGTATGAGGGGTTTTTGTTAATCACCCCTAATGGAAGAGTGGTCGGAAGTGATAAGAACATAATGCTTAGTCATCAAACCAAGAGGTCAGAAGATATAAGCTTTGTTAGCGACGTGCTACGCGGGCCACGCTACAGCTCCTTCGGACTCCCAGCTCAATGGTTTCCAAATGGACTAATGCTAAAGCCGCGTGCGACCATGCTCGCTGGAGCTAAGGTAAAAGGTCAGGGAGGAAAAGATGGAGTGCTGATTTTTCTCATCAATCCGGAAGAAGAGTTCACTGGTATCCTCCAACGCGGACGAGTCGGTGACTCTGGTGAAAGTTACGCCTTCAACCGTAGAGGTCAGCTAATTAGTGAAAGCCGCTTCGACCAAGACCTGAGGCAGATCGAACTCATTAAACCCGGCGAACGAGGAATCCTTAATATTGAAATTCGTGACCCAGGAGGTAATATGGTAGAGGGGTTCCGTCCATCTGATGGTCATCAGGATTTTCCGTTGACCCACATGGCTGAGAACGCAACCGCAGGTAAGGTTGGGCGTAATTTGGATGCATATAATGATTATCGTGGAGTCCCAGTTATTGGAACTTGGACTTGGGATGAAGAGCTTGGATTTGGGGTTTGTTCAGAGATCGATTATTCTGAGGCCTACGAATCAATCAAAAACATTAGAAGGCAGGCATTCTGGACAATGGCTTTTTCATGTGTCTTGTTATCAATTTTAACAGGTATATTTGCTTGGAGCCGCGTCCGCATGGCCATTGCAAATAAGCACCTGCAGTACTCAGAAGGCAAAATGCGTAACAGCGAGAAACGCGTTAGTGCAATTATTCAATCTAGTGCTGATGGCATTGTCACCATTGACACTCAGGGCCGCATGCAGATATTCAACAAAGCTGCAGAGGAAATATTTGGCTATAAGGCGGAAGAAGCGGTTGGCAAGAATGTAAAAATACTTATGCCAAAAGCAATTGCAGCCAACCATGATGATCACTTAAATAATTACCGTCCTGCACAGCCTTCAACCATTGTAGGCAATACCCGAGAAGTAGAGGGAGTGCGCCATGATGGCACGACATTTCCTCTCGAGCTTAAGGTTTCAGAGCTTACCCTTGATAACGAAAAAATATTTATTGGTTTATTGCGTGACCTAACGGAGCGCAAAGAGATGGAAGAGAGAGAGCACAAAGTCGCGCTAGAAGCAAAGCTCCTAGATCGAGGGCCAAGCCTAGCAGCGGAAGCATCTAATTTCGAAGAAGCCCTAGATAAAGTCTCAGGGATGATCTGTAGTTATATGAACTGGGAACTCGGTCATGCTTACCTGTGGAATGAGAAGCATTCCGAGTTACGTTCCACTGATATCTGGCATGTAAAGGACGAGGACTATTTTGCGAAATTCATTCAGAATGCTTATGATGCCACGTTAATCAGAGGAAAAGGCATAGCTGGCCATGTGCTAAAATCAGGCAAACCTGAGTGGATAGAGAATCTTCATCTCGATGAAAACTCCTCAGAAAAAATCGATCTTGATGGAAGCGGAATAGGCTTCCCTGTTCTCGCTAACGGCAAAGTCATTGCTGTTCTAGAATTCATTAAACGCAATTCCAGTGCATCAGAACCTAGCATCCTTCAGGTGATGGGCAACTTGGGAGATCAACTTGGTAGAGTTTATGAGCGGTTTAAATCAGCTCAAGAATTAAAGAAAGCTCAGGAAGCTTCTGATGCAGCAAACAAGGCAAAAAGCGATTTCCTTGCTAATATGAGTCATGAGATCCGAACTCCCATGAATGCGATCATTGGCTTGAGTGATTTATGTTTACGGACCGAGATGGACGATAAACAACGTGACTATATCTCTAAGGTGCACCAGTCCTCAAAATCGCTTCTAGGAATCATTAATGACATTCTTGATTTTTCTAAAATCGAAGCTGGCAAGCTCGATATGGAGGAAGTGCCATTTATGGTTGATGATGTACTGGATCAAGTTGCGACTGTTGTGTCCGTGAAAACACAAGAAAAAGGATTAGAGCTTCTATTCGATCGTGGGGACTCCGTTCCATCCTCCCTGCTTGGCGACCCCCTCAGACTAGGACAAATTCTTATCAATTTAGCTAATAACTCGGTCAAATTTACTGATCGAGGTGAGGTGGTATTGCGTATTACCAAAGAGTCGGAATCCCATGCCGGCGTAAAATTAAAATTCTCGGTAAGCGACACCGGAATAGGCATGACCGATGAGCAAATGAGCAAATTGTTCCAGTCTTTCTCCCAAGCTGACTCCTCGACTACTCGTAAATACGGAGGAACTGGTTTAGGCTTAGCAATTTGTAAGCAGCTCGTTGAAATGATGGGTGGAAAAATCTGGGTCGAAAGCATACCTGATCACGGTAGCACGTTCAGCTTTACAGCGGTTCTAAAACGGGGCAAATCGACTGATTCTCGCGGAGACTTTTCTCCCTCCCCCGATCTGAGAGGACTAAATGCCCTAGTAGTAGACGACAACTTAACTTCTAGAGAGATTCTAACCCACTACTTTACGTCATTTAGTTTCAACGTTATAACTGCTGACAATGCAGAACAGGCCTTTGCTGTAATCAAAGAGCACGACATTGACCTTATAGCAATGGATTGGTTAATGCCAGGGATGAACGGAATAGATGCCACCATTAAAATCAAATCTGAAATGAACCTGACAAAGATCCCTAAGGTGATTTTGATTTCAGCCTTTGCTCAAAATGAACTCTCTAAGAAAAAGGGTTCTGAATATGCCGATGGTATATTAACTAAACCGATTAGCCCATCCCATCTGTTTGACGCTTCTATGGAAGCGTTTGGTAACAATCTCTCGCACAGATCCTCGACACGAAGATGTGAGGACAAGAGCAACATGACGGTCGATTTAGCACCCATTGCGGGTGCTCGTGTTCTGCTGGTTGAAGATAACCAGATTAACCAGCAGGTGGCTAGCGAACTACTATTACAAGGTGGCCTTGATATTGAGATTGCCAATCATGGTCAAGAAGCTCTGGATTTGCTCGAGAAAAATACATACGAGGCCATACTGATGGATATCCAAATGCCTGTAATGGATGGATATACGGCAACTAAGAAAATCAGGTCGAATACTAAATACAACGACCTCCCGATAATTGCCATGACGGCCAACGCCACAACCGAAGACCGACAAGCTGCATTTGATCATGGAATGAATGAGCACATTGCCAAACCTATCGACCCTAACTTTCTGTTCACCACTCTGCTGAAATGGATTCCAGCGAAACATCAACCAGCAAATGATTCTCATAAAAAGCCGATACCAATGGTTGGACGATATGACCTTCCTAATCAGATCCCAGGAATCGACTTCGAAAAAGGATTGAAAAATGTAGGAGGAAATCACAAATTATACAGTAAACTATTAAAGGATTTTTATGACGATCACAGACATGATTCAGCATTGATAGCGTCCTGTATGAGCAGTAAGGACCAAGCTGCTGCTGTTCGTACAGCTCATACCATCAAGGGTATCGCTGGAACAATTGGAGCCCAAGAACTTCAAAAAGTGTCCAAATCACTGGAGTCAGCCCTTAAGAGTTCCGATGAAGACGCGAAACAGTCAGCATATGAGCAGTTTGAGAGTGTCATGAACCCGCTAATGGACGCTTTGCCTGCTACTTGGGCGATTGAACGAGATACTACAGATAAACATTCTGAAAAAGCCCCCCTAGACATTAAAAATGTCAAAATCATCATTTCTACACTAAATGATTTGCTGGCAGAAATGGATCCTGATGCTGAGGATACTGTAGCCGAACTTTCTGAACTCATTTCAGAACATATTACTACAAGACTCTTATCAAAGCTCACCACTCAGGTGAGGTCATTTGCATTTGAAGACGCTCAACAGACTCTACTAGATTTACAAAAGGATATCCTGCCCAATCCCTAA
- a CDS encoding PP2C family protein-serine/threonine phosphatase, which translates to MTNKDAHSIQSANLNWYADSVSGTKSPINDDSWLVFSADINGATFLKNQGSESIHSQDLIFVVSDGMGGGNAGNVASDLLTRILSALLPEACEIAASGKTPDYIGLLESTVQDVHHAINMTADKDKARQGMAATLTLAWFTSQKLYFINVGDSRLYLYRKGIDQDDSQNDLQQLSQDHTFAWRKLNRGELTEREFRNHPHRSALYQVMGGGNATVKAYSSTINYAIGDQFLLCSDGLIDGVWQKHIHSAFSKNLGCMSTLADHLMSRSINNDDTDDTTLITVAITN; encoded by the coding sequence ATGACCAATAAAGATGCTCACTCTATTCAATCGGCAAATCTCAATTGGTATGCTGATTCAGTCTCAGGAACAAAAAGTCCTATAAATGACGATTCCTGGTTGGTTTTTAGTGCTGATATTAACGGTGCCACATTTCTTAAAAATCAAGGTAGTGAATCAATACACTCCCAGGATTTAATCTTTGTAGTGTCAGATGGTATGGGGGGGGGAAATGCGGGTAATGTCGCGTCCGATCTCCTAACCCGAATTCTCAGTGCTCTACTCCCAGAAGCATGTGAAATTGCAGCTAGTGGGAAGACTCCAGACTATATTGGACTATTAGAAAGCACGGTACAAGACGTACACCACGCCATCAATATGACTGCGGACAAGGATAAAGCTCGGCAAGGAATGGCAGCAACGCTCACTTTGGCGTGGTTTACCTCCCAAAAATTATATTTTATAAATGTTGGAGACTCTCGACTGTATCTATACCGAAAAGGAATTGATCAAGATGACAGCCAAAACGACTTACAGCAACTTTCACAAGACCATACCTTTGCTTGGCGAAAACTAAACCGAGGTGAACTTACCGAGCGAGAGTTTCGTAATCACCCACACCGCTCAGCTCTGTATCAGGTTATGGGTGGAGGAAATGCTACTGTCAAAGCATACTCCTCAACCATCAACTACGCAATTGGTGATCAATTTTTATTATGCAGCGACGGATTAATTGATGGGGTTTGGCAAAAACATATTCACTCAGCGTTTTCTAAAAATCTGGGGTGTATGAGCACACTCGCTGATCATCTCATGTCTCGATCAATCAACAATGATGACACAGATGATACGACTTTAATTACTGTGGCCATCACTAATTAA